The Amycolatopsis jiangsuensis nucleotide sequence GGTCCTGCACGAGCCGGGTGAGCCGGCGCGTCTCCGCGGACACCAGCCGTGCGGCGACCGCGGTGTCCGCGGGCAGCTGGTCGGCGTCCTCGTCGAGCACGTCGGTGACCGCGTTCATCGCGGCCAGCGGTGTGCGCAGCTCGTGCGAGACGTCGGCCACGAACCGGCGCGCGTCCGCTTCCATCGCCCGCAGCGTGCCGACGGTGCGTTCCAGCTCCGCGGCGGTGCTGTTGAACGTGGTCACCAGCTGGGCCAGTTCGTCCGAGCCCTTCGCCGGCAGCCGCACGTCGAGCTGGCCGTGACCGAGCTTGCGGGCGGCGGTGTTCAGCGCCCGCACCGGGCGCAGCACCTGGCTGGCGGCCACCAGCGCGAGCGCGACCGCGATCGGCAACGCCAGCGCGGCCGTCTGCCAGGCCCGCACCGCCAGCTGTTCGATCGACGCCTGCGGCCCGGCCAGCGACACCCGTTCGTAGACCTCGACCCCGGTGTGCTGCCTGCCGGTGCCGGTGATCCGCAGCACCGGCATCCCGATCAGCAGCTGCGGCGTACCGGCCGTGACCACCCGCTGGAACTGGATGTTCTCGCTCGCGGCGACCTGGGTGCGCAGGTCCGGGGGCAGCTCCGCCGGGTCGAGGCCGGACCGCGAGCGCAGCCCGCGGTACACCGCCACCGTGCTGCCCTTGAGGTTGTCCACCAGGTTGTCCAACTGCTGCTGGTCCGGTGGCAGGGTCATCTGCGGCAGGTAGGCGCTGACCTGGTCGCGCAGCCGCAGCATGGCCGGGTCCTGCACACCGGCCAGAATCGTGGTCCGGGCCGAGGCGTAACTCGCCCCCGCCGCGGCCGCCGCGCCGACCAGTGTCATCGCCGCGAACCACAGGACCAGCCGCGGACGCAGCCCGGCCCGCCACAGCCCGGCGCCACGCCGCTCGCTCACGAGCGGCCGAACCGGTAGCCGAACCCGCGCACCGTCTGCACGTGGCCGGGCCGCGCGGGCACGTCCTCGATCTTCGCCCGCAGCCGCTGCACGCACGCGTCGACCAGCCGGGAGTCGCCGAGGTAGTCGTGTCCCCAGACCGCGGTGAGCAGCTGGCGGCGGCTGTGCACCTGACCCGGCGATCCCGAAAGCACCAGCAGCAGCTTCAGCTCGGTCGGGGTCAGCGCGACCGGCTCGCCGTGCTTGCACACCCGCATGCCCGCCCGGTCGATCTCCAGGTCGCCGTGCCGTTCGGTGCTGCCGGGGCGGGCGTCGCGGTCACCGGCCGCCCGGCGCAGCACCGCGCGGATCCGGGCATCCAGCACCCGCGGCTCGACCGGCTTCACCACGTAGTCGTCCGCGCCCGCCTCGAGGCCGGCGACCACGTCGAAATCGTCGCTGCGTGCGGTGAGCATGATGATCGGCACCTGGCCCAGCGCCCGCATCCGGCGGCACGTCTCGAACCCGTCCATGCCGGGCAGCATCAGATCCAGCACCACGATCTCCGGCGCCTGCTCACGCAGCAGCGCCATCCCGTCCTCCCCGGACGCCGCGGTGCGCACGGTGTGCTGCTGCCTGCGCAGGGCCAGCTCCAGGCCCTCGCGCACGGCCGCGTCGTCCTCCACCACCAGCACCACTGCCACCCGGCCATTATTCGGAAAACCGGGCGCCGCGGCGAACCGGGGCGATCTTGTTGCACAACCATGACACAGCCCGGACCGGATGCCGAAATCCGGCGGCCATGCTCGAAGGCATGGCAGTGATCAGTCCCGGGATGACCTCCGGCCGGACCACCGCGACGGTGCCCGTGCCCGCTTCGCCCGCGTCCGGCGGTGTGCCACGGCACGCACTGGCGCCGCCGCGGACGTGGCGTAGCGCGGTGCTCGCTGCGGCCGCGGCGGGGTTCGCGGCCGCGTTCGCCCTGGCCTACGTGCTTTTCGTGCGGACAGCCAGTGGACAGCAGGCCGAGGACGGCGTCGTCCACAGTGCACAGTCAGCCGGACGCTCCACTGTGGACTGGGCGCAGCCGCTGCGGCAGGTCGACCTGGTGGTGGTGCTGGGCGGCACCGGGCTCGTGGTGCTGCTGCTGGCGCTGGTGCGCAGGAGGTTCGCGCTGGGGGTGACCGCGCTGGTGCTTCTTCTCGCGCCGCTGGCCGCGGCGCAGCTGCTCAAGCTCTACGTCCTCGTGCGCCCGGACGTGACCGACGGATCCGGCGCCCCGGGCCACAACAGCTTCCCGAGTGGGCACGTGAGCGCGGCGGCGGCAGTGCTGTTCGCGCTGGCCGTGGTGCTGCCCGCGAGGTTGCGCACCTGGGTGCTCGCCGCGGGGGTGCCTTGCGTCGCCTGGGTGGCCGCGGCGACCGTCGCGCTCGGCTGGCATCGCCTGTCCGACACTGTGGGCGGCGCACTGCTGGTGGCCGCGGTGGTGTGCACCGGCGCGGCGGTCGTCTCGGCCCGCCGCCCGGACGGCAGGCGGATCCCGCCGGTGACGACCGCGATCGCGCTGGCCGGGCCGTCCGCCGTGGTGCTCGGCGGCTTCGTGGTGCTGTCCTCGGCGACCTCGGGCGCGGCCCGGTTCGTCGCCGCGCTGACGCTGGCCGCACTCGGCGTGGCGGCGGTGGTGTTGCTGGCCGCCGGCCCGCTGCGCCCGGTGAACTTCGACCCGTCCGGCGTGCGGACCCGGGTCGCGGGACCGGTGGTCGATCAACGGACCCAGCGGCCGAACCGGCCGCCGCGCTAGTGGTTTGGGCGCGGCCTGATGCGCACTGCCGGGAGCGCCGGGGCGGGCAGCCGCGCCGGTCCGCCCGGGTGCGGTTCGACCGCGCCGAACTGCTCCGCGCCGGCTTCCCACGCTTCGCGGAAGGCCACGATCTCCTCGTGGCTGCGGGCCACGAAGTTCCACCACATCAGGATTTCCTCGCCGAACGGCGGCCCGCCGAGCAGCAGGACACGGGCCGGCACCGCGGCGCGGTTGCGCACGGCGAGAGTGGCGTGGCCGGTGCCGAGGTAGCCGAGCTGGGTGCTTCCGAGCGGGGTGCCGGCGAAGGTGACCTCGCCGGAGTCCACCAGCAGGCCGTGCTCGAACCCGGCTTCCGTTTCCAGGGTCAGGTCCGCGCCCGGGGCGAGGACCAGTTCCGCGCCGAGCAGGGGAGAGTACGTGCGCACCGGTGAGGTCTCGCCCGCCAGCGTGCCCAGGAAGACGCGGGCGGTGGCGCCGGGCAGAGCGGTGACCGGGGGTGCGTGGTGCTGGAAGCCGCGCCCGGTGTGGCGGTGCTCCTCCGGCAACGCGACCCAGAGCTGAACCCCGTGCAGCGCGGTGGTTTCCGGGGTCGAAACCTCTTCATGGCAGATGCCGCGCCCACCGGTCATGAGGTTGAGCTCACCGGGACGGACCATCGCGTGCGTGCCGAGGCTGTCGCGGTGCTCGATCTCCCCGGCGAACAGCCAGCTGACCGTCTGCAGCCCGGTGTGCGGGTGCGGGCCGACCGACATGCCACCGCTCACCGCGGGATCGACCGGGCCGTAGTGGTCGGCGAAGCACCAGGCGCCGATGAGGGACCGCTTGCGCTGCGGCAGCGTCCGGCGCACCGG carries:
- a CDS encoding sensor histidine kinase, with the translated sequence MTLVGAAAAAGASYASARTTILAGVQDPAMLRLRDQVSAYLPQMTLPPDQQQLDNLVDNLKGSTVAVYRGLRSRSGLDPAELPPDLRTQVAASENIQFQRVVTAGTPQLLIGMPVLRITGTGRQHTGVEVYERVSLAGPQASIEQLAVRAWQTAALALPIAVALALVAASQVLRPVRALNTAARKLGHGQLDVRLPAKGSDELAQLVTTFNSTAAELERTVGTLRAMEADARRFVADVSHELRTPLAAMNAVTDVLDEDADQLPADTAVAARLVSAETRRLTRLVQDLVEISRFDAGRAELRTEEADVAQAMRDSLAARGWSDADGIETDLPEGVLTAFDPRRLDLVVANLVGNALRHGAPPVDLRLTADEATVLLTVTDHGPGVPEDVLPHVFDRFTKADTARARSEGSGLGLAIARENARLHGGELEAANTGTGARFTLRMPRTPREAP
- a CDS encoding pirin family protein; its protein translation is MSNVEAEPAELTCGGPPGGPVEVLEARSVPLGGPRAMPVRRTLPQRKRSLIGAWCFADHYGPVDPAVSGGMSVGPHPHTGLQTVSWLFAGEIEHRDSLGTHAMVRPGELNLMTGGRGICHEEVSTPETTALHGVQLWVALPEEHRHTGRGFQHHAPPVTALPGATARVFLGTLAGETSPVRTYSPLLGAELVLAPGADLTLETEAGFEHGLLVDSGEVTFAGTPLGSTQLGYLGTGHATLAVRNRAAVPARVLLLGGPPFGEEILMWWNFVARSHEEIVAFREAWEAGAEQFGAVEPHPGGPARLPAPALPAVRIRPRPNH
- a CDS encoding phosphatase PAP2 family protein, producing the protein MAVISPGMTSGRTTATVPVPASPASGGVPRHALAPPRTWRSAVLAAAAAGFAAAFALAYVLFVRTASGQQAEDGVVHSAQSAGRSTVDWAQPLRQVDLVVVLGGTGLVVLLLALVRRRFALGVTALVLLLAPLAAAQLLKLYVLVRPDVTDGSGAPGHNSFPSGHVSAAAAVLFALAVVLPARLRTWVLAAGVPCVAWVAAATVALGWHRLSDTVGGALLVAAVVCTGAAVVSARRPDGRRIPPVTTAIALAGPSAVVLGGFVVLSSATSGAARFVAALTLAALGVAAVVLLAAGPLRPVNFDPSGVRTRVAGPVVDQRTQRPNRPPR
- a CDS encoding response regulator transcription factor, encoding MAVVLVVEDDAAVREGLELALRRQQHTVRTAASGEDGMALLREQAPEIVVLDLMLPGMDGFETCRRMRALGQVPIIMLTARSDDFDVVAGLEAGADDYVVKPVEPRVLDARIRAVLRRAAGDRDARPGSTERHGDLEIDRAGMRVCKHGEPVALTPTELKLLLVLSGSPGQVHSRRQLLTAVWGHDYLGDSRLVDACVQRLRAKIEDVPARPGHVQTVRGFGYRFGRS